Proteins from a genomic interval of Epinephelus fuscoguttatus linkage group LG16, E.fuscoguttatus.final_Chr_v1:
- the pik3ap1 gene encoding phosphoinositide 3-kinase adapter protein 1 — protein MEEPVSRIKSGKSDSLSAPELLILHTTEAQEWATYLQQILKSSRKFRKRSILLYAVDPADQHHGYDFECFQSCKCVVLLITGALLDMLYDHELEGALHRLLYPPHRVVALLCGVPEDEVPVDCFEDWPSWRKLYAEDEPALYISTILESIADSRQVEAKRESEAVAAAAEFQVTAASPTENPTTDNTEEVESEQQQETVLKGEEAVSTGNSTIGELSSPTQLTCLTVQPNRVLCGDREKLFIIFTHKVDDGSVPQVEFSPENGAAKRVPGTVENEYTISVAAPDMPAGVVSLTMYTDQSCVSLSPVTYYTNMQEVSRCLENATDPVNFICQAFNLTSSAKESLDKMLTDSLKSRMPATSLQLFGIRQIEEDNMATYQRNEELPTLLHFAAKYGLKKLTTILLQCPGALQAYSVMNKSGDYPNTLAEKSGFTDLRQFMDEFVETADMLKCHIEDSINTEEGGEVYESMSAASQDIMMKYSGCSEDIYESMLGINPECAEDLYEVMTAVDENPEEAMLRKFFQAKPHASVNEGNSEYLKNEEEEKDSHNDLDQIEEEEDPYDIFPEDIYDTVDANGTYNPRILNRPPAPIPRPEPESEPEKPMTYISRVFSDKGTSQNKTMEMGYPAARPAVDAPSSVYDPYAGMKTPGQRQLISLQERVKVGEITVDEAVQEFKAWQFDHERRSSSIRYQQENLKKLRDSITRRHKEREKSGKDLDYEISAPLQRSLGWGVTLECAVYEPAPRMVAPPPPATQVIQRGSWKTGSTSSTSSTESNRLSTHSTFSYSSGTEPDFEDTIENLPPPPRPPRPSDAPPITSPPRIPPRIPERVPEKMHERYISCPTRALPQRPTQRHTDAAPPVPRRLR, from the exons ATGGAAGAACCCGTGTCAAGGATTAAATCAG GAAAATCTGATTCACTTTCAGCACCTGAGCTGTTAATTCTGCACACGACTGAGGCACAGGAATGGGCGACATATTTGCAGCAGATCTTGAAATCCTCCAGAAAATTCCGCAAAAGGTCTATTTTGCTGTACGCAGTCGACCCAGCTGATCAGCACCACGGATACGACTTTGAATGTTTCCAAAGCTGCAAGTGCGTTGTGCTGCTCATCACAGGAGCACTCCTGGACATGCTGTATGACCATGAGCTGGAGGGAGCACTTCACAGACTCCTTTATCCTCCACATAGAGTGGTGGCGCTGCTGTGTGGTGTGCCAGAGGATGAAGTACCGGTGGACTGCTTCGAAGACTGGCCCAGCTGGAGAAAACTCTATGCTGAGGACGAGCCAGCTCTTTACATCTCTACCATTCTGGAGTCCATCGCTGACA gcaGACAAGTTGAAGCTAAACGTGAGAGTGAagctgtagcagcagcagcagagtttcAGGTCACAGCAGCCTCTCCAACTGAAAATCCAACCACTGATAATACAGAGGAAGTGGAGTCAGAACAGCAACAAGAAACTGTCCTGAAGGGTGAAGAGGCAGTGAGCACAGGGAATTCAACGATTGGGGAACTTAGTTCACCCACACAGCTCACCTGTCTTACCGTTCAACCAAACAGAGTTCTGTGCGGG gATCGTGAGAAACTTTTTATCATTTTCACGCATAAAGTAGATGATGGGTCAGTACCTCAGGTGGAGTTTTCACCTGAAAATGGAGCTGCAAAAAGGGTCCCAGGGACAGTGGAGAATGAATACACTATAAGTGTTGCTGCACCGG ATATGCCTGCTGGAGTGGTTTCACTCACCATGTACACTGACCAGTCCTGTGTCAGCCTGAGTCCTGTTACATATTATACAAATATGCAAGAAGTCAGTCGCTGTCTTGAAAATGCTACTGATCCCGTTAACTTCATCTGCCAG GCCTTCAACTTGACATCCAGTGCAAAAGAATCTCTGGACAAAATGTTAACTGACTCGCTAAAATCCAGGATGCCTGCCACTAGCCTTCAGCTGTTTGGAATCAGACAGATTGAAGAAGACAATATGGCGACAT ATCAGCGTAACGAGGAGCTTCCCACACTGCTTCACTTTGCTGCTAAGTACGGCCTGAAGAAGCTGACCACCATTCTCCTTCAGTGTCCCGGGGCTCTGCAGGCTTACAGCGTGATGAACAAGTCTGGAGACTACCCAAACACGCTCGCGGAGAAGAGTGGCTTCACTGACCTCAGACAGTTCATGGATGAATTTGTT GAGACAGCAGACATGCTCAAGTGTCACATTGAGGACTCAATCAacacagaggagggaggagaagtgTATGAGTCGATGTCAGCTGCCTCTCAAGATATCATGATGAAGTACTCAGGTTGCTCAGAGGACATATATGAGTCAATGCTTGGGATTAATCCAGAATGTGCAGAGGACCTAT atgAGGTGATGACTGCAGTAGATGAGAACCCAGAGGAAGCTATGCTTAGGAAGTTCTTCCAAG CAAAACCACATGCCAGTGTAAACGAGGGCAACAGTGAGTACCTTAAaaatgaggaagaggaaaaagacaGTCATAATGACTTAGATCAAattgaagaagaggaggatccATACGATATCTTCCCAGAGGATATCTATGATACTGTGGATGCAAATGGAACCTATAACCCAAGAATCCTGAACCGTCCACCAGCCCCCATCCCCAGACCTGAGCCTGAGTCTGAACCTGAAAAGCCTATGACCTACATCTCTAGAG tattttcaGATAAAGGTACGTCGCAGAATAAAACAATGGAAATGGGATATCCTGCAG CTCGGCCTGCGGTGGATGCCCCCTCTTCTGTTTATGACCCATATGCTGGGATGAAGACACCTGGACAGAGGCAGCTCATATCTCTGCAGGAGAGGGTGAAAGTGGGGGAAATTACTGTGGATGAGGCCGTCCAGGAGTTCAAGGCCTGGCAATTTGACCATGAACGGAGGTCTAGCTCCATACGCTATCAGCAG gaaaatctgaagaaattacGAGACAGCATCACCAGACgtcacaaagagagagaaaagtccGGAAAGGACCTTG ATTACGAGATATCTGCTCCGCTGCAGAGGAGCTTGGGCTGGGGTGTGACATTAGAGTGTGCTGTGTATGAGCCAGCACCCAGAATGGTggcaccacctcctccagcgACTCAGGTTATCCAGAGAGGCAGCTGGAAAACAGGCAGCACGTCCAGCACATCCA GTACTGAGAGCAACAGACTCAGCACTCACAGCACCTTTAGCTACAGCAGTGGGACAGAGCCTGACTTTGAG